A window of Melospiza melodia melodia isolate bMelMel2 chromosome Z, bMelMel2.pri, whole genome shotgun sequence contains these coding sequences:
- the SAXO1 gene encoding LOW QUALITY PROTEIN: stabilizer of axonemal microtubules 1 (The sequence of the model RefSeq protein was modified relative to this genomic sequence to represent the inferred CDS: inserted 4 bases in 2 codons; deleted 2 bases in 2 codons; substituted 3 bases at 3 genomic stop codons) codes for MVSPIFISFVIPKVRIVELEAENEGTFIRMEFVKQHNQSSASMIHLRDYIAHEELPQKPKPSEKHVKRHENTDLTSTYXSSYTMSQVSSCLSWRMRRHTPRTKTDIRTTYKEFSRSEQLMKHETLFVFAVELFRECTRDAYKKYRHNARALLLVKQTQQTRPNNGFAPSKEKFYHRTIVQKDSFYRGLVATQSCKPLNPGQKSKALFEYITNYRMNYVPPPLVKHYVHKIQIYKVNYVSFDGLTTHKFSYQGWAGQPTKLPKPYQKKPALSPFSTTTGFQEKHKAXLQPPVFTRKPDIYLLPLEKMDIHTTTWTHWKHLNEKPAKMCRSLAQLNKITEAFNSSSTVKEDYKPWLXNGLKPITHAPXTFPAKPIDFLATFWTQHGPHSLTVTXTYKPVWSGPKHHSLPDAKTTYTASYTPKSFARCLAPYKDPPSYIFEKTDADSLILFGKQTSYKPVAVFIFGELLK; via the exons GTAAGAATAGTTGAGTTGGAAGCTGAGAACGAAGGAACATTCATCAGGATGGAATTTGTAAAGCAGCATAACCAGAGCAGTGCATCTATGATTCACTT GAGAGATTACATAGCACATGAAGAGTTGCCACAGAAACCTAAACCGTCTGAAAAGCATGTCAAGAGACATGAGAATACAGATTTGACCTCCACTTA CTCCTCCTACACTATGTCTCAAGTATCTTCATGTCTGTCCTGGAGGATGAGGAGACATACCCCCAGGACCAAGACGGATATAAGAACCACTtacaaag AATTTTCTAGGTCTGAGCAGCTCATGAAGCATGAGACCCTTTTTGTGTTTGCTGTGGAGTTATTCCGTGAATGTACAAGAGATGCATACAAGAAGTACAGACACAATGCACGAGCTCTACTGCTGGTAAAACAG ACACAGCAGACCAGACCAAACAATGGGTTTGCTCCATCAAAAGAGAAATTTTACCACAGAACCATTGTCCAGAAAGACAGTTTCTACAGGGGACTTGTTGCCACTCAAAGCTGTAAACCTCTGAATCCGGGCCAGAAAAGCAAGGCTCTCTTTGAGTACATAACCAATTACAGGATGAATT ATGTGCCACCTCCTCTGGTGAAACATTATGTCCATAAAATTCAGATATACAAGGTCAATTATGTTTCATTTGATGGTCTCACTACACACAAATTTTCCTACCAGGGGTGGGCTGGTCAGCCAACTAAGCTTCCAAAACCATACCAGAAAAAACCAGCCCTGTCT CCTTTCTCCACTACAACTGGATTTCAGGAAAAACATAAAGCTTGACTACAGCCTCCTGTATTCACCAGAAAACCTGATATTTATCTTCTTCCTCTGGAGAAAATGGACATTCACACCACTACTTGGACACACTGGAAGCACCTAAATGAAAAGCCAGCCAAAATGTGTCGATCTTTGGCCCAGCTTAATAAAATTACTGAGGCATTTAACAGCTCTTCTACAGTGAAGGAAGACTATAAGCCTTGGCTATGAAATGGACTAAAACCCATCACTCATGCTCC GACTTTCCCAGCAAAACCAATAGATTTCTTGGCTACATTTTGGACCCAACACGGACCTCATTCTCTCACAGTTACGTAAACCTACAAGCCTGTCTGGTCAGGCCCAAAGCATCACAGTCTCCCAGATGCTAAAACAACCTACACTGCCAGTTACACACCAAAGAGCTTTGCTAGATGCCTGGCCCCTTACAAAGACCCA CCCAGTTACATCTTTGAGAAAACTGACGCTGACAGCTTGATTTTGTTTGGTAAACAAACTTCTTATAAACCAGTTGCTGTTTTCATATTTGGAGAACTCTTAAAATAA